The sequence TTAATGAAATGAAGAACATATGATTGAGCAGTACAAAAGAAGGCCTGCGGATACAACTTGAAAGGGAGTATCGGTGGACATCGTCCTACTTTTCTGCTTCTCTTTCGTCTCTCTGTGGAAAACTATTTTAAACCTGTTGGCAACTTGTTCTTGGGTGATAGAGATGGCGAAGGTCATACACGACGCCATACACGGGAGTATGAAAGTGGACGGCCTCGTTCTCGATATCGTGAAGACTCCTGAGTTCCAGAGGCTCAGACACATAAAACAGCTCGGTCTGGCGTTTCTCGTCTATCCTGGTGCGAACCACAGCAGGTTTGAGCACTCCCTAGGGGCTTGGAACGTTGCAAGAAGACTTTCAGATGAGCTTGGCCTCCCCAAAGATGAGAGGACACTCCTAGAAACGGCTGCCCTGCTTCACGACATAGGGCACGGCCCCTTCAGCCACACCTTTGAGAGCATCTACAAGCACTACACAAAGGAATACGACCACATGCGCCTCGGGCAGAGGATAATACTTGGTAAGATCGATATCACGGAAGGAAACGGGGGCGGCAGGATCCCGGAGATATTGGAAAAATGGGGTGTTGATCCCAAGGCAGTGGCAGACCTGATCCTTGGGAAGCACGAGAAGAGGTACCTAGGCCAGGCCCTCCACGGGGACGTTGACGTTGACCAGATCGACTACCTGATCCGCGATGCACATTACACCGGCGTTGCCCACGGGATAATAGACATGGAGAGGCTTCTCAAGGTTTTGACTGTTTACGATGGCGAGCTCGCCGTTGAGGAGAAGGGAGTTGAGGCGGTCGAGGGTATGATGGTGGCGCGTTCCTTGATGTACTCGCGCGTTTACTTCCACCACACCGTCAAGATAGCCGAGGGCATGCTGACGAGGGCCTTAGAATTTGCCCTCGAGGAGGGCCACCTCTGGGACTTCTGGAAGATGACAGACTGCCGTGTTATGGTGGAGCTTGAGGATCTTGAGGGCTTCCCGTCTGAGATAGTCAAGCGGGTCAAGTACAGGAACCTCTACAAGGCGGCAGTTCTTGCAGGCGCGAGTGAGCTCAGCCCGGAGGAGAAAAGGGAGCTCCTCTCTGCTTACCGCAACGTGAAGAAGAGGCAGGAGCTTGAGAGGAAGCTGGCCGATGAAGTGGGAGCCAGGGAGGGGGAGGTTATCCTCGAGTTCAGCATAGCGGACCTCATGCTCAGCGAGCCTAGGCTTAAGGCGACCGAGATAAACGTTCTCATGGAAAACGGCAAGCTTGAACCCCTGACAAAGGTGACGCCCCTCGCCAACGCGCTCAAGAGGAGACAGACGCCCAGATGGGCAGTCTTGATAGCTTCTCCCGAGGAATACGTGGAGAAACTGAGGGAGGTCTGGAGGAAAGTGCTCTTCTCTTAGACGCTCTTTTTAATCTCTCTTTTCAGACCCTCTATGAGCTCTATTAACTCGTCCACATCCTTTACTTCCTCAAGGCTATCCTTTGGTATGAGCGGAACCTCCGAGACAACCTCCACCTTTGACTTCTCAAGGACGAAAAGACCGCCGCTGTTTATTACCCTCCCCACTTCTGCCACCATCTCGGCCCTTCTCACCGTCGAGCGAGTCTTCCTCTCGTCTACCCCCGTCAGGAGGGTTACCTCGTCTTCCCTTGAGAGGGCGTTGAATGGAGCTCTTTTGACCTTCACAACTCCCATTCCAAGCTCTTTGAGTCTTTCGAAGACGTCTCTTTCGAGGGGCGTCTCGGGTTCCGCCGGCTTGAGCTTGGCATCGACTTTTGCTCTGAGGACGTCTATTGGCTCGGCTATCGGCTCATCGAAAAGCTCTTCCATCCTCAGCGCAACGTCGAGTGAAACCGCCTGCTCGTTCCGTTCGTAGTTCAAGAGGCTTTTCCGTGACACTCCTAGCAACGAAGCAAGTTCCCCAACGGAATAACCGTGCTTTTCCCTCAGCATCCTGAGGAGTTCTCCGTTCACCCGGACGTAAAGCCCCCCGCGCTCGGCGAAGATTGCCGGAAGTTCGCCCTCAACGAGAGCCCTGTAGAGCGTGGCGGGGTTAAGTGCGTAAATCCCAAAACGCTCGTAGATAACTCCTTCCTCTATCTCAGAGTTCTTGGTCCTGAGGCCCACGATGAGGGGTGAAGCCCCGAACAGCTTGGCGAGTCTTTTTAGGTCATCCGCTTGTTCCTCTGTAACCGTGTCGATATTGGTAACTACCTTAATGAAGAGAAGCGTAAAGAGCCCACTTGCCGCGAGGTCAAAACACCCTCCCCTAAGCTCGACCCTCGCGACCTTCAGGCCGGATTTCTGAAGTATCCTTTCAACCACGTTTATGAGTCTCTCCCTCTCCATCAAGTTTTAAATATGAGATGATCCTTTTAAGTTTAAGGTGCTAGTGATGAGGCCCATCATAGTTAAGGGACAACGGGTGAGCCTAGCTGTACCTCTGAGAGAGGACGTTCACCTGATATGGAAGTGGTACAATGATAGAGCCGTGAGAAAATACCTTACTAAGCCCCACGAAGTGTTCTTCTACGAAGACGAGATGGAGTGGTACGAGGCAATAAGGCGGGAAAAGTCGAGGGAAAAGGTTTTCGCAATCATCAAAAACGACTCAAAAACCCTTCTGGGCCTCATTGGTCTTCACAGCATTGACTTCCACAGCAGAAACGCCGAGCTCGGCTATTTTCTCGGGCCGGAGCACTGGGGAAAAGGCTATGCGACCGAGGCCGTTTCGCTCGCCATTACATATGCCTTTGATTGGCTCAACCTCAGAAAGCTCTACGCTAGAGTCTTCGGCTCCAACCTTGCTTCTATAAGAGTACTCGAAAAGAACGGCTTTGAACTGGTTGGGAGACTTAAAAAGCACCAGTACGTTCCTGGAGAAGGTTTCGTTGATGTGCTTATATACGAGCTCCTCAGGGGGGAGTAGCCCTGTGTGAGTACGTTTACAGCAACGGGAAGAAGTGCAGGCTGAAGCCGGTAGAGGGCTCGAAGTACTGCCCCCTCCATATTCCCTACGAAGAGGGGGAGAAGCTTCTGGGTGAGCAAATACAGAAGGTTAAAGCCGAAAAGTTTGCGGAGAGACTTAAAGCCGGCCAGGGCTATTTTGAGGGTGTTTACCTGTACGACGTTGCCATAACAGGTTTCACGTCGGAGAAAACACTTGTTTTCAAGAACTCTCAAATAAAGACCCTTATCATAGACGGTTCGTCCATCAAAGGTCTTGTAGTGACTGGCTGCACTATAGAAAGGGTAATTATCTTTGACACGAGGCTTGAAGTCCTTCTGTTTAAGGATTCCAAGATCTTCGGTCTGAACGTTCTCCGCGTCGATTTTGGTGGTCACATCTCGGTTCGCAATTCAGACGTCAAATACCTCATGATAAACTCTACACGTTACATGGGTAGAGAGGAGGAGGGAGAAGAGGCCGCTTACGGTGAAAAGAGGGAAATTTCCGGACTGATCGAAATCTCGGGCCTTAAAAACGTTAGAAGAATCGGGATAAACACCCGCTATCCTCTTCTTAGGAAAATCCTCATGGAGCACGGTCTCAACGTTTCTGAGAGCAAGGAGAGGATCGTTCGTGCCAGGGAGCTGGTTCTGAGGGATGTAAGCTTTGATACTGCACCACGGTTCAAAAGGCAGGTAAGGCTCACCGTAAGGGGCTTTTCGGGCCGGTTGACCCTCGAAAACCTTGAAGTCTTTGGCCACGTTGAGATACATCAAAGCAGGCTCATATCTCCCGAGTTCGTTCACCTCAGGATTGAGAGCAACTTCATTATCCGAGGGTCATCGGTACTGGTATCCCCAACTTGGGCAATAACTGTTCTTCCAGCCCTTCCAATTGAGCTCAACGTTGGGGGCTTCGTCATAGTGGAGGAGTGTACCTTCAACAACCCCTACGCTGAGGAAGTCTTTTACCGCCTTGCCCGGACGAGCTGGGAAAAGAGTGGGGACTTTGAGAGGGCCGACCAGTACTACTACCTCGAGATGGTCGCCAAGAGGAAGATAAAGGCCTCCGCGAGGAGAAGGGGATGGAAGAAGCTCCTTAAAAAAATGGAGATACTCTTCGAATGGCTCTTCGCCGACTTAACCTGTAAGTATGGAACCGACTGGAAGAGGCCGATACTGATATGGCTGGCCGCCGTCAACGTTTTCTTCCCGATCCTCTTTTTCCTGACGGGAAGCGTCCGGGGACTCTCCAGCAGTCTGGGCTTCCTCGACTACGAGTACTTCAGCATAGTGACTGCAACAACCCTCGGCTACGGGGACTATCACCCGGTGGGCGTGGGAAGGGCTATAGCTTCAGTTGAGGCCCTCTTCGGAATGTTCATGTGGGCGGTGTTCCTGACTGTGTTCGCGAGGAAGTACATGAGGTAGAAACCTTTAAGCCATCGGTCATAATTTCAACGGGGATAGGAATGAAAGAAAGGGTGAGAATTGGGTTCATAGTAAACCCCATAGCAGGGATGGGCGGAAGGGTCGCACTGAAGGGAACCGACGGCGTCGTGGAGGAGGCGATAAGGAGGGGTGCGAGGCCCATCGCGGAGGATTTCGCAAGACTTTTCCTCCGGGAGCTGAGCGGCTATGAAGAGGCCGGAAAGCTTGAGTTTCTGACCGGGCCGGGCCCCCTTGGAGAAAACGTTTTGAGGGAATTTGACTTCCCCTTCGAGGTCATCAGGCACAGGGAAGTGGACTACCGAGAGGTTCTCGGCGTTAGGATACCTAACACAACTTCGGAGGACACAAAGGAGCTCGCCCGCAAGATGCTCGGGAGGGTTGAGCTAATTCTCTTTGCAGGCGGGGACGGAACAGCTAGGGACGTCTTCAGCGTTGTTGGAAAGAGAGTTCCGATCCTCGGGATTCCAACGGGCGTTAAGATGTTCTCCGGGGTCTTTGCGGCGTCCCCCGAAGACGCGGCTAGGCTGCTCGTCGAGTTCATCAGGGGAAACGCCGAGCTAGTTGAAAGGGACGTGATGGACCTCGATGAGAACGCCTTCAGGCGCGATGAAGTAAGACCAAAGCACTACGGAAAGGCCCTCACGCCCCACGTTGAGCTACTCCTTCAGGGGGCAAAGGAGCCCGCGAAAACGGACGAGGCCGAAGACGTTGACGCAACCATAGAAGCCCTCGTCGAGGAGCTGGAAGATGGGATCTACTTCTTAGGGGCCGGTTCCACCATAAAGAAGCTGAAGGACAGGCTGGGCATAGACGGAACGCTACTCGGCGTTGACGTCGTTGAGATAAAGGACGGTAAGGCTAGGCTCCTCGTGAAGGATGCGGCCGAGAAAGACCTACTCCGCTTCGTCGAGGAAAACCCAAGGATAATCGTTACCGTTATAGGGGGTTTGAACTTCCTCTTTGGCAGGGGGAACCAACAGTTCTCCGCTGAGGTTCTAAGGAGGGTTCCAAAGGAGAACGTCATCGTCGTTGCCACGCCCTCAAAGGTTAAGGACGGCTTTGTGAGGGTCTACACCGGCGATAAGGAAGTGGACGAGAAGTTCAGGGGCTACATCCGCGTCCGCATCGGTCCCTGGAGGGAAAGGCTTGTGAAGGTAGTTTGATGCTTTTTATCCCTGCACGTTAACCGATATCCTTTTAAGTTTTCGGTTCTATAACTTTTACTAGGTGGTAAAAGATGGTGTACTATGCTCACGCGGCTGACCCATTTACATTTGGGATGTGTTTTGTGTTATACTACTTTTCGATACCCGTGGCAGTGCTGCTGTGGCTCTGGCATAACTATGTCTACATCAAGAAAAGGAAATATCGTCTGAAGAGACTTGCAGTCGCGCTGTTGGTGGCCTTTTTCATAACGTCTATCTCAGGGTTTGTACTGCTGGATCAGTACCTTTACCTCCATACACCGTATGATGAAAAGATAACATGCTTCTCGTCTTCATGTATAACTTCGTCAGCACTGGTTACAGAGTACGGCTTCGATAAGGAGGAGCTGGAAGCAATGGGTCTTCCATCCTTTGGCATAATAAGGGCCTATCGTCTGTTTGATACCGGACTTTCTCACGACCTCAAACTCCCCACAAAGCTGAATAATGTCATCATGATACGACCATGGTTAATCCTTCCGGTCGTCGACGTTTACGTCTACGAAATGTCGCAGGATGGTACCAAAGAGATCGTAGATAAAAAGCACTATTACCTCGTTTGGCCAGTATCCCCCGGAGGATTTTTGACAGAGAAGTTCAACTTTGAGTTCACAGTGATGATCAACAGCTAACAGAGTTAAAGCGGAGGCCTTTGGTTTTTAGCCTCCCATCCTTTTAACACTCTTCCGGATACTCGTTGAAAAGAGAATTAAAATCACCTGAGGTTCTTAACAAGCTCCTCCATGACACTGAGGAAGGTTTCCACCTCTTCGATGCTGTTGTAGACGTGGAAGGATGCCCTAACGGTCCCGTTTATTCCAAGCTTCTTCATCACTGGCAGGGCGCAGTGGTGGCCGCTCCTAACCATGATGTTGTGCTCGTCGAGTATGGCCGCGACGTCGTGCGGGTGCAGACCGGGCACGTTAAAGCTCACAACGCCGGCGTGCTTGTTAAGGTTCCTTGGCCCGTACCAGGGCACTTCGAGCTCATCGAGGCCCTGGGTAATGCGCTTCACGAGCTTGTGCTCCTGCCTCTCGATTTTGTCTATTCCAATCTTCTCAATGTACCTTATTCCGGCGGCGAGGCCTATCGCACCGCCTATGTTGGGAGTGCCCGCTTCAAACCTCTCAGGTGGGTCTGTCAGCTTGTAGCCGTCGAGGTCTACGTCCTCAATCGTCCCGCCGCCTATCAGGGGCGGCTCGAAGACGTCAAAGAACTCCTCGTTGATGTAAAGGACGCCTATTCCGGTCGGCCCCATCGGCCCCTTGTGGCCAGACAGCCCTAAGAAATCCACATGGAGCTTCTTCACGTCCACTTCCATGTGGCCGGCGCTCTGGGCGGCGTCAACGACAAATATCGCTCCTTCCTCCTTTGCCATCTTCCCGAGCTCTTCAACCTCGTGGATAACACCGAGGGCGTTCGAGACGTGCTGGATCGCGACGAGTTTGGCGCCTTTAATCTTCCTTTCTGCATCACTTAAATCGAGATTGCCCTCGTCGTCACCGTCTATGAACTCCAGCTTCAGGCCGAGCTTTTTCGCCAGCCTCTGCCAGGGGAGTAAATCCGAGTGGTGCTCGTAGGGGGTCGTTACTATCTTGTCTCCCCGCTTGAAGATGCCCTCAAGGCCGAGGGCGACCAGGTTGAGGCTCTCGCTGGTGTTCTTGGTGAAGACTATCTCCTCAAACTTCGCGTTTAGGAAGTCGGCGACGACCTTCCTGCTCTCCTCGTACTTGTGGGTCGCCATCTGGGAGAGCCTGTGGACGCCGCGGTGGACGTTGGCACGGTACTTGAGGTAGTACTCGTCCATTGCTTCGATGACGGGCTTCGGCGTGAGAGAGGTGGCGGTGTTGTCGAAGTAGATAACCTCGCTTGTCAGCGGGATGTCTTTCCTTACATCCTCCGGAATCCTCATGATACCACCTCCATGACTCCAGCACAGTCGTAAACAATCCTCGCGATTTCTTCCCCTTTCTTGGCGTCTTCTAAAAGTTTAACTATTATCCTTCCGCTTGGATAAATGCTTACCTCGTAGCCGTCCATTTCAGCAATGAGCATCATATTCGGGAGAAGCTTTTTCACGGTGTAACCTTTCTCTTTCAGGCACTGCGCTGTTTTCGTCAGGTCGAGCTTTATCCTCCTCTCCCATGAGTAGGCCCCTATAACGACACCTTTCATTGTGACACAGGGCTTTGAGATGATCATGCTCTCACCGTTTGATTCTCTGCCGGCCGGATTTTATGGGTTTCTCAAACCTTAGGTTAAAGGAGGAACTCCAGAAGTTAAGAACCATCGGTTTAGGAAAGCCTAATATTTGTCTCCGCGTACTACGAACCATGTTAAGGGAAGCCTTGAACAAAAAGGAAGTCAGGTACCTGCTCTTGATAATTTTCCTGTCCTTTGGTTTAAGTGCGACGGTTCTTTCCCTGATCGGCATGTCGTACTTTATCCCCCAGTTTCTAACCCTTGCCCTTACTGATTCTGTTAACCCCTGCACATTCGCCGTTTACACGCTCTTTCTAATCGCTCTCTCGGTGAAAGGGGTTGATAAGAAGAGGCTCTATCTAGTTGGGCTGTCCTTCGTTGCCGCTGTTTACGTCTCCTACTACACCCTTGGGCTGGGCCTGACTTTCATAGCTGGCAGGATACCGCTTGAATGGGCAGGCTACTTCGCGATTGCATTCGGTATTTATACGATTATCACGGGCCTCGCGGAACGCTCCAGGACTGGTGACAAAAGGGCCCTTCGCAGGAAGATGTTCTCGGCAGATACGACGGTTATAGGTGCGCTGATACTCGGGATCAGTGTTTCCACGACCCTCCTTCCATGCTCCGCTGGTCCCTACCTCGTCTACGCGGCTGTTATAGCAAGGTCATCGACCGCGATGGTATTCCTCCTCCTTGCCCTCTACAACCTGATATTCGTCCTCCCCCTTCTCGTGATACTCTTTGCGATGGGGAGCCTGAGAGAAAGCAAGGAGTTCTCAAGGGCTATGGTGAGGCATTCGGCGGAGCTTTCGGTTGTTGCGGGGGCTCTGCTCATCGTAATAGGATTGTGGATCCTCGGCATTTTCAAGCTTTAAGGTATCGAAAGATTTAAAAAGCTCTTCCGAAAGGTATAGGTCGAGCGCTCGGGCCGTGCCGGGGTAGCTTAGCCTGGTCAGAGCGCTCGGCTCATAGGGCCGCTCCCCTTCGGGGGAGCCTGAGAAACCGAGAGGTCCGGGGTTCAAAGCCCCGCCCCGGCACCATTCAAACTTCGCCTGCACGACGTCGAGCTCTGCTCGACGCACGGGACGATAGTCCCGTTGAGTTTGATCAAGGTTTGTGATTCTTTTCGTGAAGTGCTGTTCTGAGGAGAGTTTGCACTTTTAAAGGTGGTGCCTTTTTGCAGGGAATCCCTCTTCAAAGGGATTATAGAGAGGGGGTTTCTCTCCAAAAGCGCTCCGGAGGAGCGCGAGTAATAGCAAACCCTAATGTGAAGGCTCCAAACTTTGGGATTCTAACCCTTCAGGAGCATTTCAGAATGCAAACCAGCAACAATCTATTAGATAGAGGAATCACGAACTTTGATGAAACTTTGCAGATCAAAGTTTCAGCGTTGACGGAAGATTAGGTGCTCTTTTAAAGTTACTCAATTTTGAGTTGAGTTTCTGCTTGAGTTGCTTATTGGAGGAGTGTTTCACTTTTCCATGGCGCCCGAAGGGCGCCAAAATAAATTCCGAAACTGCTTTGAAAGTGGATTTTTTGAGGTTAAACTCGCTCCAGAATTGGCAACTTTGTTAGTGTACGACTGATTTTTACCCATTGGCAGGAAGTGTAGTCCTTTTGTTCGAACTTTTCCAAAAGTCTGCTTTTCTGGCGAAAAGTTTCATTAAATCTAAAGTCTCTCTGGTATTCTGAGAGCATAAAAAACAAAGTCAGTGGCCGCTTGAAATAGGTCTAGCTTTCGAAGAAAACGGGGAAGAGGATTTATTGAGACCTCTATTCGTCCTCGTCCTCAACGTAGGGCGCGGTTATGACCTTCCTTATCTCCCTGGCCTTCTTATCGCCAATGCCCTCCACTTCCTTAAGCTCTTCCTCCGTTGCAGTGAAGACCCTCTCGACGTTGCCGAAATGCTTGAGGAGGCGCTTTGCCAGCGTTGAAGACACATTGGGAAGGCCTTCGACGATGAGGCGCTGCCTCTCAGCAAGGGTTAGGGCTTTCTTCTCGCTCCTCAGGCGGACTTCCTTCTTCCTCTCCTCCTGTTCGCGCTTCGCCAGGAGGTAGATGAACTGGGCCGTTTCCTCTTTTCCGGAGGAGAAGAGTATTGGAACGCCCCAATCGATGGTCACTGAGGCAATTGCACCGCGAATGGCATTGGGGTGTACGTTCCTTATCCCGTAGAGCTCGCCCTCGATGATTATCACGGGCTTCTCGTATGCCCTCTTGAGCCTCTCCACCTGGTCGAAGAGTCTGCCGTCTATGATGGACTGGATGAAGTCGTTGGCGCTCTTCCGTTCTATTCCAACCTCTTCGCTGACGACGTAATCGGCGACGTCCAGCGTTTTAACCTCTATCTCAGCCCCGAGCTCCTTCAGAATCTTCGGGACTCCGCTCCTCAGCTCTCGCGAGTCAACGTAAACCACTATCCCTTTTGGCTTTCTAACGAAGATTGGTTTAACGGGGATTTCGGGCTTCTCTCCCGGTTTCTTCTCGGTAGTCTCTTCTGGCCCCGTTTCGCGTTCCTCTTTCTTTGCCTTGCCAACCTTCAGGAACGCGTCAAGAGAGGTTATCTTCCCCTTCGAGGGCATCTCAACACGCTCCTCGGCCCTTTCCCTTATTTTATCACGCTTTGGGTGGGCCTTTTCGAGTTCCCGGGCTATGCGTTTTATCGCCTCGAACATGCCCTTCTCCTTTCTCCGGGAGCTCCAGTAGTAGGCCTCGTCCCTCGTGCCCTTCGCCATCAGGATTACGACTTTACCCGGCCTGTGCCTTCCGGTTCTCCCCCTTCTCTGTATGCTCCTTATCGCTGAGGGCACGGGCTCATAAAAGACGACGAGGTCAACTTCAGGCACGTCCAGACCCTCTTCACCGACGCTCGTGGCGACGAGGACGTTAAACTCACCGCGCGAGAACCTGTCGAGGATCGCCTTCTGCTCCCTCTGGCTCATTCCCCTGTCTT is a genomic window of Thermococcus guaymasensis DSM 11113 containing:
- a CDS encoding HD domain-containing protein; the protein is MAKVIHDAIHGSMKVDGLVLDIVKTPEFQRLRHIKQLGLAFLVYPGANHSRFEHSLGAWNVARRLSDELGLPKDERTLLETAALLHDIGHGPFSHTFESIYKHYTKEYDHMRLGQRIILGKIDITEGNGGGRIPEILEKWGVDPKAVADLILGKHEKRYLGQALHGDVDVDQIDYLIRDAHYTGVAHGIIDMERLLKVLTVYDGELAVEEKGVEAVEGMMVARSLMYSRVYFHHTVKIAEGMLTRALEFALEEGHLWDFWKMTDCRVMVELEDLEGFPSEIVKRVKYRNLYKAAVLAGASELSPEEKRELLSAYRNVKKRQELERKLADEVGAREGEVILEFSIADLMLSEPRLKATEINVLMENGKLEPLTKVTPLANALKRRQTPRWAVLIASPEEYVEKLREVWRKVLFS
- a CDS encoding transcriptional regulator; its protein translation is MERERLINVVERILQKSGLKVARVELRGGCFDLAASGLFTLLFIKVVTNIDTVTEEQADDLKRLAKLFGASPLIVGLRTKNSEIEEGVIYERFGIYALNPATLYRALVEGELPAIFAERGGLYVRVNGELLRMLREKHGYSVGELASLLGVSRKSLLNYERNEQAVSLDVALRMEELFDEPIAEPIDVLRAKVDAKLKPAEPETPLERDVFERLKELGMGVVKVKRAPFNALSREDEVTLLTGVDERKTRSTVRRAEMVAEVGRVINSGGLFVLEKSKVEVVSEVPLIPKDSLEEVKDVDELIELIEGLKREIKKSV
- a CDS encoding GNAT family N-acetyltransferase gives rise to the protein MRPIIVKGQRVSLAVPLREDVHLIWKWYNDRAVRKYLTKPHEVFFYEDEMEWYEAIRREKSREKVFAIIKNDSKTLLGLIGLHSIDFHSRNAELGYFLGPEHWGKGYATEAVSLAITYAFDWLNLRKLYARVFGSNLASIRVLEKNGFELVGRLKKHQYVPGEGFVDVLIYELLRGE
- a CDS encoding potassium channel family protein; its protein translation is MTGCTIERVIIFDTRLEVLLFKDSKIFGLNVLRVDFGGHISVRNSDVKYLMINSTRYMGREEEGEEAAYGEKREISGLIEISGLKNVRRIGINTRYPLLRKILMEHGLNVSESKERIVRARELVLRDVSFDTAPRFKRQVRLTVRGFSGRLTLENLEVFGHVEIHQSRLISPEFVHLRIESNFIIRGSSVLVSPTWAITVLPALPIELNVGGFVIVEECTFNNPYAEEVFYRLARTSWEKSGDFERADQYYYLEMVAKRKIKASARRRGWKKLLKKMEILFEWLFADLTCKYGTDWKRPILIWLAAVNVFFPILFFLTGSVRGLSSSLGFLDYEYFSIVTATTLGYGDYHPVGVGRAIASVEALFGMFMWAVFLTVFARKYMR
- a CDS encoding ATP-NAD kinase family protein — encoded protein: MKERVRIGFIVNPIAGMGGRVALKGTDGVVEEAIRRGARPIAEDFARLFLRELSGYEEAGKLEFLTGPGPLGENVLREFDFPFEVIRHREVDYREVLGVRIPNTTSEDTKELARKMLGRVELILFAGGDGTARDVFSVVGKRVPILGIPTGVKMFSGVFAASPEDAARLLVEFIRGNAELVERDVMDLDENAFRRDEVRPKHYGKALTPHVELLLQGAKEPAKTDEAEDVDATIEALVEELEDGIYFLGAGSTIKKLKDRLGIDGTLLGVDVVEIKDGKARLLVKDAAEKDLLRFVEENPRIIVTVIGGLNFLFGRGNQQFSAEVLRRVPKENVIVVATPSKVKDGFVRVYTGDKEVDEKFRGYIRVRIGPWRERLVKVV
- a CDS encoding cysteine desulfurase — encoded protein: MRIPEDVRKDIPLTSEVIYFDNTATSLTPKPVIEAMDEYYLKYRANVHRGVHRLSQMATHKYEESRKVVADFLNAKFEEIVFTKNTSESLNLVALGLEGIFKRGDKIVTTPYEHHSDLLPWQRLAKKLGLKLEFIDGDDEGNLDLSDAERKIKGAKLVAIQHVSNALGVIHEVEELGKMAKEEGAIFVVDAAQSAGHMEVDVKKLHVDFLGLSGHKGPMGPTGIGVLYINEEFFDVFEPPLIGGGTIEDVDLDGYKLTDPPERFEAGTPNIGGAIGLAAGIRYIEKIGIDKIERQEHKLVKRITQGLDELEVPWYGPRNLNKHAGVVSFNVPGLHPHDVAAILDEHNIMVRSGHHCALPVMKKLGINGTVRASFHVYNSIEEVETFLSVMEELVKNLR
- a CDS encoding cytochrome c biogenesis CcdA family protein yields the protein MLREALNKKEVRYLLLIIFLSFGLSATVLSLIGMSYFIPQFLTLALTDSVNPCTFAVYTLFLIALSVKGVDKKRLYLVGLSFVAAVYVSYYTLGLGLTFIAGRIPLEWAGYFAIAFGIYTIITGLAERSRTGDKRALRRKMFSADTTVIGALILGISVSTTLLPCSAGPYLVYAAVIARSSTAMVFLLLALYNLIFVLPLLVILFAMGSLRESKEFSRAMVRHSAELSVVAGALLIVIGLWILGIFKL